A single region of the Pyricularia oryzae 70-15 chromosome 4, whole genome shotgun sequence genome encodes:
- a CDS encoding ATPase family AAA domain-containing protein 2, whose translation MPAKRKRDILDFDPNQSDPDDENFEPGQEREEKPRRVTKRSRSTKARSSGRRRDRYGGSDIDEDDDDLISDSDPDEAFDDDEDEDEDMPVNAGGRRTRKAAVKRQNYHESSDEDSEEIEETTDGDEDDEDEDSSAPKRNKKVAEKSKPSKIVTLKVPSGRGKVKEPPTPSVATRRTRAHTEEANEFLELSESGRHARTTRASTRSKSPEALGRATRATKGLKGLRKQPEPIEEATQENSAQERDQPDEVMAGADGAADELAGEQPEGSGVKGDEEAERMGGDVPQETIEGDEQHVENTAAGDVDDDDDDDVPVTRRTRGLRAAKPQVDETNEDENENESEAAPSNTRKTRRSLRPKKALNEPSSDFEPGDDSGEGEGDVSASEASPKKGRRSRASQDDDGDEEFGARGRRGTQGKRGANRRGSGDEDVELDQDELAEELEELRQSSRAARRRRRSPSIAYEEPRTKRRRVTKPVDYSIKPLDQLVDQEEEDPAPSPAKGRRGGRNGASNVWQRNLASTYGPFGGAGGLGSLLGGPWGTGATGGVESDSSDDEAVAAVRPGIGGAVGMTPTTANAPALGAPLGALDGAAGVAATPNLGKVKNQKAFADADPLGVDLTVDFSKVGGLQGHIDQLKEMIMLPLLYPELFQRYKVTPPRGVLFHGPPGTGKTLLARALSNAVGIGGRKITFYMRKGADALSKWVGEAEKQLRLLFEEARRTQPSIIFFDEIDGLAPVRSSKQEQIHASIVSTLLALMDGMDGRGQVIVIGATNRPDSVDPALRRPGRFDREFYFPLPDVEGRRSIIDIHTKDWGLADDFKDSLARQTKGYGGADLRALCTEAALNSIQRTYPQIYSSTDKLIVDPNKVSIHATDFTIVMKKIIPSSQRSASSAAAPLPPSIEPLLSQQLASIVKDLDEALPRKKKTTALQEAMFEPYEDEDNGFGRENLSQEFDRLRVFRPRLLIAGRPGNGQEYISAALLHHLEGVFVQNFDLATLLADGSPLEQVIVRLFTEVKRHKPAVIFIPDVGAWYATMPPLAYSTFVTMLRSIPATDPVLLLATSEDEVKTVDEVLLRDLFALSRKNRREIETPSNHHRREYFGQLLSHIRMSPSEFPDPVNRKKRILEELPVAPPPPPRKPTKEEIERELHNDHIALNHLKLSLQPIMDQIKMKYRKYRNSVIPEREIEYLWHEAEPEYVRADLAGDVADRPYVIDKDKDGIEGLRHVPTGKFFYNLDVATIEERLSNGFYARPIDFFKDIASLATDARNIGDRERTLKLNELVSNVRVDVHDVSTRLQAVDFEALYQRQQRRAKEAEEKRKKRQAASEAANLVQPDITSDITGPVVIGAPLPSGTTSARFRVMSPLANGSHDQSAADSTSLHFSGISNGNSVPSRPGNGDITMGGTDDNGQNQQFFQMGPPPKINSNQPVSQISLVGLPPGVSPSAVPNDASTTRSTDASGSNRISQHWDRLGSQQTNGTPTHDSKSGSSGQSNMSQMPDTQSLGGPPGQSQSQSISNASPWLHSQAQAMAVGELQPRGSWGQSSNSGSGSGSHSTPGSAYVYGMQRPEQTSPTTASHKRLMASAAQSSTRHTAPSMDNLLNDVSSPSAGGPRSSGQLSQQAVIDDRQVSVFLDNLVEQTSGCTVDQLEQINRELMEQLWSTRSEWNRNKVLKMLTATYNGTIRDIEDMQGSFPHTQETKSRSSVSDYVPH comes from the exons ATGCCTGCCAAGCGCAAACGCGATATACTTGACTTTGACCCAAACCAATCCGACCCTGACGACGAGAACTTCGAACCTGGTCAAGAGAGGGAGGAAAAGCCACGGCGCGTGACGAAACGGTCCCGCTCCACCAAGGCCAGGTCCTCTGGAAGGCGGCGTGACCGTTACGGCGGTTCGGACATcgatgaggacgacgacgatctcATTTCCGATAGTGACCCCGATGAGGCgttcgacgacgacgaggacgaggacgaagatATGCCGGTGAATGCAGGAGGTCGAAGGACAAGGAAAGCTGCGGTAAAACGTCAAAACTATCACGAGAGTAGCGACGAAGACTCAGAGGAGATTGAAGAAACCACGGACGGggacgaagacgacgaagacgaagacTCTTCAGCACCCAAGCGGAACAAAAAAGTGGCAGAGAAGTCCAAACCCTCCAAGATAGTCACGCTGAAGGTGCCATCAGGACGCGGAAAAGTCAAGGAGCCCCCAACCCCCAGCGTGGCAACCAGGAGAACGCGTGCGCATACGGAAGAAGCCAACGAATTCTTGGAGCTGTCGGAATCAGGAAGGCATGCCCGGACGACCAGGGCCTCGACTAGAAGTAAAAGTCCAGAAGCACTAGGTCGTGCCACGAGAGCAACCAAGGGTCTGAAAGGTCTCAGGAAGCAGCCGGAGCCGATAGAAGAAGCTACCCAAGAAAACAGCGCCCAGGAACGCGACCAACCCGACGAAGTAATGGCGGGCGCCGATGGTGCTGCGGACGAGCTGGCCGGAGAGCAGCCTGAAGGTTCGGGCGTGAAGGGCGATGAAGAAGCGGAACGTATGGGCGGAGACGTACCACAAGAAACAATCGAAGGCGATGAGCAGCATGTTGAGAATACGGCGGCGGGAGAtgttgatgacgacgacgacgatgacgtcCCCGTCACCAGAAGGACACGCGGTTTGCGAGCAGCAAAGCCTCAAGTGGATGAAACCAACGAAGACGAAAACGAAAACGAAAGTGAGGCTGCTCCGTCAAATACACGCAAGACGCGACGATCACTACGTCCCAAGAAGGCCTTGAATGAGCCTAGTAGCGACTTCGAGCCAGGGGACGACTCGGGTGAGGGTGAGGGTGATGTTTCCGCATCTGAAGCGTCTCCCAAGAAAGGTCGACGGTCACGCGCGAGTCAAGACGACGATGGCGACGAGGAGTTTGGGGCACGCGGACGGCGTGGCACGCAAGGCAAGCGCGGCGCAAACCGAAGAGGTTCTGGCGATGAAGATGTTGAGTTGGACCAGGACGAACTTGccgaggagctcgaggaaCTTAGGCAAAGCTCTCGAGCGGCACGAAGACGCCGTCGATCACCATCTATCGCATATGAAGAACCTCGCACCAAGAGGCGTCGTGTGACCAAGCCTGTGGACTACTCCATCAAACCACTTGACCAGCTCGTCGACCAAGAAGAGGAAGATCCCGCACCATCTCCGGCAAAGGGCCGGAGAGGTGGGCGGAACGGCGCCAGCAACGTGTGGCAGCGCAATCTTGCGTCTACCTACGGCCCATttggcggcgctggcggtCTTGGATCTCTTTTGGGTGGCCCATGGGGAACAGGTGCCACTGGCGGCGTGGAATCTGATAGCAGTGACGATGAAGCAGTGGCGGCTGTACGTCCCGGTATTGGAGGTGCCGTAGGCATGACGCCAACAACCGCTAACGCACCAGCTCTTGGCGCGCCCCTGGGTGCTTTGGACGGCGCGGCTGGTGTCGCCGCGACTCCCAACCTCGGAAAGGTCAAGAACCAGAAGGCATTCGCGGACGCCGATCCTCTCGGAGTTGACCTGACCGTTGATTTCAGCAAAGTAGGTGGCTTGCAGGGGCATATTGATCAGCTGAAAGAGATGATTATGCTGCCGCTACTGTATCCAGAGCTGTTCCAGAGGTACAAGGTAACGCCTCCACGTGGTGTGCTTTTCCATGGTCCTCCTGGAACAGGAAAGACGCTGCTCGCAAGGGCCCTCTCAAACGCAGTGGGAATTGGTGGACGCAAGATCACCTTCTACATGCGCAAGGGAGCAGACGCTCTTAGTAAATGGGTTGGTGAAGCAGAGAAGCAACTTCGTCTTTTGTTCGAAGAGGCGCGAAGGACGCAGCCTAGTATCATCTTTTTCGACGAAATCGATGGCTTGGCTCCTGTTCGGTCTAGTAAGCAAGAGCAGATCCATGCATCTATCGTGTCAACCCTCTTGGCCTTGATGGACGGTATGGATGGACGTGGTCAAGTTATCGTTATTGGTGCAACCAACCGCCCTGACAGCGTAGATCCAGCACTTCGCCGTCCTGGTCGCTTCGACCGCGAATTCTACTTTCCACTTCCCGACGTGGAGGGCAGGCGCTCCATCATTGACATTCACACCAAAGACTGGGGTTTGGCTGACGACTTCAAGGATAGCTTGGCTCGTCAGACCAAGGGTTACGGAGGCGCAGACCTGCGAGCACTCTGCACCGAGGCGGCTCTGAACTCTATCCAACGGACCTACCCCCAAATTTACTCTTCGACGGACAAGCTCATCGTCGACCCAAACAAGGTTTCGATTCATGCAACCGACTTCACTATTGTCATGAAGAAGATAATTCCATCGTCTCAAAGATCAGCCTCGTcagctgctgctcctctTCCGCCAAGTATCGAACCGTTGTTGAGCCAACAGCTGGCATCTATCGTCAAGGATCTAGATGAAGCTTTGCCGCGCAAGAAGAAGACAACCGCGCTCCAAGAGGCCATGTTTGAGCCTTATGAAGACGAAGACAACGGTTTTGGTCGCGAAAACCTCAGCCAAGAGTTTGATAGACTCAGAGTTTTCAGACCTCGCCTTCTCATTGCCGGACGGCCAGGCAACGGCCAGGAGTACATCTCGGCCGCGTTGCTCCACCATTTGGAGGGTGTGTTCGTGCAGAATTTTGACCTCGCCACCCTGTTGGCCGATGGCTCG CCACTGGAGCAAGTCATAGTCAGACTATTCACAGAGGTGAAGCGACATAAACCTGCAGTCATTTTTATCCCCGATGTTGGAGCCTGGTACGCAACAATGCCACCGCTCGCATACAGCACCTTTGTCACCATGCTTCGGTCCATACCGGCAACAGATCCGGTTCTGCTACTGGCCACGTCCGAGGATGAGGTCAAGACGGTGGACGAGGTTTTGCTGAGGGATCTCTTTGCTCTCTCCCGGAAGAACCGTAGGGAGATCGAAACCCCTAGCAAT CACCATCGTCGAGAGTACTTTGGTCAACTCTTGTCTCACATCAGAATGTCGCCGTCTGAGTTTCCTGACCCAGTGAACCGAAAGAAGAGGATTCTTGAGGAGCTTCCAGTAGcccctcctccgccgccacGGAAGCCAACCAAAGAGGAGATTGAACGGGAGCTGCACAACGACCACATCGCGCTTAACCACTTGAAGCTCTCACTACAGCCCATAATGGACCAGATCAAGATGAAGTACCGCAAATACCGAAACTCGGTCATACCTGAGCGTGAAATCGAGTATCTCTGGCACGAAGCTGAACCCGAATACGTGCGAGCGGACCTGGCTGGCGACGTAGCAGACCGACCATATGTGATAGACAAAGACAAAGACGGCATTGAGGGTCTGCGGCATGTACCTACAGGAAAGTTTTTCTACAACCTGGACGTGGCCACGATTGAAGAGCGCCTGTCCAATGGCTTTTATGCCAGGCCCATCGACTTCTTCAAGGACATCGCATCGCTAGCCACCGATGCCCGGAACATCGGTGACCGCGAGCGAACGCTCAAGTTGAACGAGCTTGTCAGCAACGTCCGTGTCGACGTCCATGACGTCTCCACGCGTCTTCAAGCCGTCGACTTTGAGGCTCTGTACCAACGGCAACAGCGGAGAGCGAAAGAGGCCGAAGAGAAACGGAAGAAGCGCCAGGCTGCAAGCGAGGCTGCTAATCTTGTGCAGCCAGACATCACAAGCGATATCACTGGTCCGGTCGTGATAGGGGCCCCATTGCCCAGCGGCACGACGAGCGCTCGTTTCAGGGTCATGAGTCCTCTCGCCAATGGCAGCCACGACCAAAGTGCCGCCGATTCTACTTCCCTCCACTTCAGCGGTATCAGCAATGGCAACTCGGTGCCGTCACGTCCTGGAAATGGCGATATCACCATGGGGGGTACCGACGATAACGGCCAAAACCAACAGTTTTTCCAGAtggggccgccgccaaaGATCAACAGCAACCAGCCCGTCTCGCAGATATCTCTAGTTGGGCTGCCACCCGGTGTATCACCTTCCGCTGTCCCCAACGACGCGTCAACTACCAGGTCTACTGATGCCTCGGGAAGCAACCGCATCTCTCAGCACTGGGATCGACTGGGCTCACAACAAACAAATGGGACGCCTACCCACGATTCGAAGTCAGGATCGAGCGGGCAGAGTAACATGTCACAAATGCCAGACACCCAATCTCTAGGTGGACCTCCCGGTCAGAGTCAATCTCAATCTATTTCGAACGCATCCCCTTGGTTGCATTCACAGGCCCAAGCCATGGCAGTTGGGGAGCTTCAGCCGCGAGGGAGCTGGGGTCAAAGCTCCAACTCGGGATCGGGGTCAGGATCCCACTCCACGCCGGGTTCGGCTTACGTGTACGGAATGCAGCGGCCTGAACAGACCAGCCCGACAACAGCATCCCACAAGCGGTTGATGGCTTCTGCTGCACAATCCTCCACGCGTCACACCGCCCCTAGCATGGACAACCTACTCAACGACGTGAGCTCCCCATCGGCGGGTGGGCCTCGCTCATCCGGGCAGTTATCGCAACAGGCCGTGATTGACGATCGCCAGGTCTCAGTCTTCCTGGACAACCTGGTAGAGCAGACATCTGGCTGTACGGTGGACCAGCTTGAGCAGATCAACCGCGAGCTTATGGAGCAACTATGGTCGACGCGATCCGAATGGAACCGCAACAAGGTGCTTAAGATGCTCACGGCCACGTACAACGGGACGATACGTGACATCGAGGACATGCAGGGCTCGTTCCCTCACACGCAGGAAACGAAATCTCGGTCGTCTGTCAGTGACTATGTGCCTCACTAA